ATATAAACTCTTAATATTGAAAAATAAATAACTTAAGCTTTGGCTTTGGTGGAGCTTAATTACCAAAAACAGATTACAACTTGTGCACATTTTAAACAAAGATGCAACAAGCCATGAACAATATGCACATTTTAAGCTTTGGCTTTGGTGGAACAATGAGTATTATATATATGAATTATTTTATGTATTATATGTTTTTACATATTATGAAATAATAAATATTTATTGAATAACTAAAATCAGTATTACATATATAATTAACTTGGTGCGACCATATAAATCAATTTTATTAATCTAAAAAATATTTTTTGTTTCTATTTGATAGGAATTTATAATTAAATTTAAATGATATTAACATACATAGTGTATTTTTAATATTAATGTCTATTAAATGATATTTTCTACTCATATGACTTTTTGATCATTTGTATCATTTATAGCAAAAACTTTAAATTATTGATAACAAAATTTTCATTGCTGGATTAATAGTTTTAGTAATTTATAGTTGTCAATGTTTGTTCAAATCTTTTATAAAAAATTGTTCAAAATAAATTTTAAAACTAAAATATTTATGTATTTTATATGGTATATAGTTTAATTTAAAACGATATATATATATTTATATATTTAATCTTAGTAATTAATTAAATTAAAATTTTTACTTATATTATTTTGTAATCATTTTATTTTGTCATAACAAAAATTTTAAACTATGGATCACAAAACAATTAAACCATGGATCACAAAATTTGAATGTGAGACTTTTAACAGTTTAGTAATTTATAGTCGTTTTTAAAAATTCAAAATATAATATATTCAGAAAATTTTAAATTTTATTATATGGTTAATGTGGTTGTTTAATTTATTTTAATAATTTAAAACTAAACAAATATGATAGAAGATACACTATTTTTTATCAAATCTTTATTATTCAAAATCACTGATTGTTTAATTCATATATAGTTTAATTTAAAATGGTATAAATATATATATATATATATATATATATATCTCTTTTAATCTTAATAATTTAATAAATTACAATTTTTATTTATATTATTTTCTAATCATTTTATTTTTCCATAACAAAAATTTTAAACCATAGATCACAAAATTTAAATGTGAGACTTTTAACAGTTTTAGTAATTTATAGGCATTTAAAAAATTCAAAAAATAACATATTCATAAAATTTTATTATATGGTTAACGTGATTTTTTAATTTATTTTAATAATTTAAAACTAAACAAATATGATATAAAATACACTAATTTTTATCAAATCTTTATTATTCAAAATCATTGATTGTCATATATATTTTAACAACATTAGGCAATTTCGTAACTTTTATTTAAGAAAATAATAAAGAACATTAATAATGCATTTACGGTGAGTTTATTAAAAAGTTTATTATATAATTAAATGAACCAACATATAGTGATAACACGTGGCTACAAAAATAAATTGTAATGTTTTTCAATTAATATATAGGAGATATGTCACTCACTAGTATCGTAATGATATTTATTTTCTCTAATATTTTATTTATCAATAAAAATTCTATTAAAAGCATGATAAAAAACAAGCCAAAACACACTTCACTTCATAGTTTTTGTGAAAAAAGAAAACCGTACACTTAATAGATCAAAGCCTCAAAATGTGATACTACTGACGTTTATTTGGGATAATAGTAGTATGCTTGGAGAGAGTTTCAGCTTTAGTTGAAGTCTGGTTTCTCAGGGTAAGTGCAGCCAGACCTCTGAATCACTACGTTTGAAGCGTAGCATCCCGCCCTGACACACTCCTCGATCGCCTTACCATGCACCAGCTGCGAAAGAAACCCTCCCACAAACGCATCACCTATATGAACCACAAATAAAAAGTGGTCAAACCATGATCTGGTTATTACAACTTGACTAGGGTTTGTGGTGTTTAAAGTCTTAGCTTCCACTGTATCTAGCGGCAGCCTAGGACTGAAGGGTACCAAACTAGAGCTCGTGTGAGAGATATGGTCTTATCATGTACCTGCACCGTTTGTGTCAACGAGCTTCTCCTTGGGGAGAGGGATGACTGGGTACTTCTTCACCTTTCCATCCTCGGCGACAACCACTGGATCTGCGCCTTGTGTGATCACAGTAGTCCTCTTGTATGTTCCGGTGGCTTTAGGCAACTGAGAGATCTTGATTGCTATTTGCTCAACATCATCGGTCTGTATAAACACAACCACAAAGATTAGCAACAAAGCTGTCTTTGTTAAAACAATAAAAAAAAAAAAAACAGGGTGAAACAAACCATGGATGTTTACCTCCCATCCGTGAACCCTGGAGAAGGTTCTTGCCTCCGTCTCATTGCCGAAGACATAGTCCATGTACCTGGTTAGAATCGCATGCATGAGTCTTGCTTTAGGAAACTATAAGATGGAATAAGATTAGGGTAATGCTTACGGCAGGCACTTCACTTGAACGTCTTTGAAGAATTCACAAATGAATGGAGCAGAAAGGTTCATGGTGAACACCTGTCAGTTAAGTAAGAATCCATCATCAGAGATCTTTCATATAGAAGATGACGTTTTGGTGAAGGGATTATATCTTTGTGTACCTTGTTGTTTGCAGCGGCGTGCTCACGAACCAACTGAATAGATTCTGGTGACACCGTGAGGAAGAATCCAGCAATGTAGTAGAACTTGGCCTTCTCAACTGCCAAGGAAAGGAAAACAAATGTGAAACTATCCAATCTCAGAGTGCAAACTCAAGGTAGGAAAAGATGAGTTTATTATTACCGAGAGCCCAGTTCTCAGGCTTCTTTAGGTGTTCAACCTTGTAGCAATTAGCAGCAGAAAGATTCGCAATAAGAGACCTGAGAAAAAAAGGAAACATACATCAATACAACTCCCTAGAAGAAAATCTTTTGAAGCTAATAATGATAAGCAAGAGAAAGAGAGCGACCTTTCTCCACCAACAACGCAGACACCGCAAGTTCCTGTACCTGCTGACTCATCTTCATGATAGTGGACCTGCATACAAAACAGCAGCAAATTAAAAGCAGAAACAAGCTAACACTTAGCATTGATAAACAGAAAGCAAAGACTGACTCACATTGACACCAGCTGCTGTGGCATCCTTCTTCATTGCCTCACCGTACTTGTCCTTACCAATGGATCCCATGTAACTGGTTGCCCCAGTGATTTGAAGCATCCACTGTAGTGTGGTATAATTCATTTAGCAAAGAAGTAGTAACTCTATGAGAATAAGGACGTAACCATCACTTTACCTGGGCCACTTTGATTGAGTTCTGTGTAGCACCTGAAAATAATCAAAACGAATATATATCATAATCAAACAAACACCAAGTTTCAAAAAAAAAAAAAAAAACTAATAATTACCTCCAGCAATGTATTCGACAGTGAACTTCTCGCTCATCTCATCGTACCTAAGAAAAAAAAATCACAGTCATAACAATCATCAGACTTTTGTGACAGCATTATAAACTTGTCACATAAAAAAAAAATCCAAATTCTATTCTTGACTTAAATCAAGATTCCATTTATCAAAAGGCTACAAAATTTACTCTTTGATTGTAATAAAAAAAAGTGTTCATCTTTATTTTTACTTACATGGGCAAATGTTTGTCTTCGGCGAGAATCGCATTGTTCAACTTGATGTCGTATCTGTCAACCATTACAGAGGAAAAAACATTAGAGATCAGAGGAGTATCTCTACGTAAACAATCAAGATCGGAACGAGAACAATCTGGAAGAGATGGATCTGATCTGAGCTTACTTGTTGAGAAACTCTTGGTCTACGACGGCGGAGACGTCGAGGAGCGGGTTTCCCATTCCCAAGAGGATTCCATCGAAATCAGAGGACGCCATGGATGATGATGATGATGTTGTGAAGGAAAGAGATTCAGATCTGGTAAAGGGAGGACACTTCTTCGAGTGGGGTTCGGTTCAGACAGTGGAGAGAGTGCGAGACTGTTTATATTCGTCAAAACTCCAAAACGGCACGTAGTTCAAATCCAAAAACAATAAACGCCGCGCAGTCTCGGTTATTAAGTATAACATTTCAAAATTCATAAAAAACCGGATCCGGTCGAACCATTCAAGTTATCATAACCGGCCAGATTCAAAATTCTCAAATTCAGATCTAACTAACAAACGACGAAGAGGACGAAAGGTTGCACAGTGTTCGCTCTCTCGAAAAAGGCAATCCGACTCCGATCTTGTATTCCGGTGATCGTTGCTCACCTTGACTCTTCGATTACGATCGCTTCCTCAGATCTTCAATCGTACTTCGAAATTTCGTTATTGTGATTCAGTGCATTGTAGAGATCTGTATTAGGGTTTGTATGGAGCTTTGTATCGATCAATTCGTGTTTTCTTTGATTTGAATCTGAGATTTTGATTGGTGTAATCACTCAAAGTCATCTGCTTTTTTTGTGTTTGCAGTGGCAATGTCAGGCTTTCACGGGACTAATGTAAGTGCATATCCTCATTGAACATTCTTAGCATGTGATTCTATCTGCTAAAGCCACAATCTTTAGCATGATCTGTGGATCTACTGACTGTGCGTATTACATTGAATAAGGATTCATGTCCTTTGGTGAAGAACATTCTTCTTCTAGACTCTGAAGGGAAGCGTGTGGCTGTCAAGTACTACTCCGATGACTGGTCAACTCATGCTGCCAAGTTGAGTTTCGAGAAACTTGTCTTCTCCAAGACCTCTAAGACCAATGCTCGCACTGAAGGTAAACACCACACGCACGTATGATTCATTTAAGCAATTTTTCTTTCATGGTCTGTGTATATACATACTGTATGTTCTAGTCGCTTATAGATGTTTGTTAAGCTTGGGTTTAACATTTATGTGCAGCTGAGATCACACTGTTGGACAGTAATGTTATTGTGTATAAGTTCGCCCAAGACCTTCACTTTTTTGTTACTGGTGGCGAAGATGAGAACGAGCTCGTCTTATCTTCTGTTCTTCAAGGCTTTTTCGATGCTGTTGCACTTCTTTTAAGGTATTAGCTAGACCTTATAAAATAATAATCGAATATTTCCTTTATTTAGTAATAAACGATCTCAACAGTTGATGTTTGCTGCATCTCCTTTTCCTTACCAGGAACAATGTGGAAAAGATGGAAGCCCTTGAGAACTTGGATCTCATCTTTCTCTGCCTGGATGAAATGGTCGATCAGGGGTATGCAGCAAGTCTAATATCTAATCCCTACACAGCTTTGATATACTGAGTCTTAAGCTTATTGATTGTTTATGGCTTGTGGAATATGTGTTTAAGGGTGGTACTTGAAACGGACCCTAACGTCATTGCGGGGAAAGTAGCAATGCAGAGCACAGAAGCTAGTGGTTCACTCTCTGAACAGGTGATGACATTATGACCAGAGCATCTTCTTTATAGTCTTTGATTTAGTTTTGGATCACTTGGGTTTTGTGTGTTTGCTTAACTTAAAACGTCGCATCCCTTTTACGCTTTGGGATTGCAGACATTAACTCAAGCACTGGCAACAGCTCGGGAGCATCTGGCAAGAAGTCTGCTTACATGAGTTCTCTCATATGCATGCCCACACCTAATCATAATCAGAAGCTTATGAACAAGAACTATGGCGGTCACATGTGCGAATTTTGTTGGGCTCGTAAATGGGCCTCTTACTCTTTTGATTTGTATCAATTATAGTCCATGTGTTCTTTATCCTTTGGACCCATATTACTCTTTTGATTTGAATCCATCATTTTGTGAACTCTCCAGAAAATTATTATAATTCGCCTGGTTCATAATTTTTAATTTTATTATTTTAATTTAGATTTTAAATAAAAAATAATTCTAGAATAGAAATAATTAACATCACTTGTCAAATAATCTAAATTATATTATAAATAATGATTTATGTAAACTAATTTTGAAATTATATAAAGAATAATAACGTTTGATAAATTATTATTTTTTATTTATAAACTACATAATATAATAAGCACAACTCTTTATAATTTAAATTATTTAATTATATATAAAATAAAAAGTAAGTCTAAAGCTAATTATTATCATTTGCCAAATAACATAAATGATATTATAAATATTAGTGATAGCTAATTTCAAAATTATAAAAAGTGTAATAATATTTGATCAATTTTTTTTTATATTTATATACAACATATAATAATAAATAGAAAACAATTTATAGAAATTGATATAATGATTTCAAATTCCTATAAAAATATAGTAGTATCTATAATAATTATTAATCTCTTATAATGTTCATATATATTTAATAATAATTAAGTTTTGAAGATTGGACAAATTATATTTAACGGAACATGTGAGGACTTTGATTTAAAAAATGTTTTGCATTTAAGTCAAATAATATACTGAATAATGTAATGTTATGATTGAAATTAATTTTAAGATAGATTTTTGGTTTATTGATTGTATGTTTTGTATTATTATTTAGAGAGAGAAATAAATATTTGGAAATATGTAAAACATCAGGAAACAATTAGCAAAATTTTAATTAAAAAAAAATGAAATGATGACGAGAAAAACAAGAAGAGTCTGAAGAAGATGCATAACATGTGTTAGAAAAGTTAATGTGATGATTACATATATAATTTCACAAGCATTTGTTATTATTAAATATTCATCAGTTATTTTTACATCAAATTTATGAAAACCTTATTACTAATTTCAAAATATCTGAAGTTATAAATTATATTTTTAATATTTCTAATTATTATTCAAAATTTATGATATTGCATACATAATATATATATATATATTCATACAATATTTATATCCGTGAATTCGCATACAACTACCTAGTTTACATTATTTGGGAGGCTATTAACAATTCAAGTACTCTTGCAAAAGACGTAAGCAATCAAATAAAAGCAAGGGATCAAATAGACTAGAAGACATAGATCGGAAAGTAATTGTTGTTGAGAATCAACAATTACTAAACTTTCATAACAATTACTGTTCTATAAATAATACTCTCTTTGTTTCAAAATAGTTGATGTTTTGGATGAAGTCACAAGAATTAAGACGTACACATTTTCCTAAAAATTAACACTAAAAATATTAAATAAATCTAATCCAGCCAATCATCAAAAATACTATAAAACATCATTGGTCACACAGTTTTCAATAACTTTTAAACTAATTAAAAAATATCAAACATCATGTATTTTGAAACATCAATAACTCTTCAAAACATCATCTATTATGAAATGGAGGGAGTAATAGTTTTGTAGTTTTCCATTTGTGAACCCATCAGCCCAATCAAAATCTTTTAATCAAATGTTTTCTGTATATTGACTAGATGTTATGGAATTGTTGATCTATATCAATTTTGGAATCGATCTTCGTTTAGTTCCACATGCAAAATTTAAAACCATCTATTTTTTTCCATGCTTACACAAAGTGCACATCGCTGATTGATCAATCAAGTGCACATCGTTTTGTTCCATCTCCTTCATCCCCACTATATATTTTGTAATGATAACATCTTTATTATGATATAGTACATATTCGTATATGAGATTTTCTTAATGAAAGTGTATGCGAGTGGGGGTAGGTATACGATTTTATATTTCTTTTTTTTTCTTCATTTTTCATTTCGAATCGCACTACTTTGAAGATGAAATGTTTTCAAACTGATATATTTTAATTAAAAAAAAACTGATATATACCTGTAAATGAATCATGGTTATAATCTGAAAAACTTCATTTTAATTAAAATTAACTAATAGTTATCAACATGTAGTTTAACGTAATAATCAAGCATTCCTTATCTAGCCAGAATTCGTTTGTCCATACCTATAATTAATCTTAGTTTTATTTAAAATATTATTTGAATTCATGTTCGAAGTTTAGCTTATCGGTCTAGAAATTATACATTCTAAGAGCTTTTACTTTTCTTAAAAGCTTAAGATTTTAGCAAATCAAAATGTACACCAATTGTTTTTCTTTCTTTCTTGATAAAGCAGTATATACACCATTATTCAAAGACAACAACAAAAAGTTTTGATATGAGCTCCAAACCGTTCGTTCATTTTCGGACTAAATACGAATACCCACAAGAATATTATGTTGCCGCAAAGTGATATCATGATAACTTTAAAATACCAATAAACTAAACCGTAGTTTACTTTGCTAAGAATAAACCAATCAATTGCTATAAACTCAGGCAATATGAATCTTGAATGGGAAAGTTGACAACGTCTACTGCTAGACATTATGTAGAAAAGCACAAAGAACTCAAATCTTGCAAACTATGCAATGATAACTTCTTCGCTCGTAAGCTAACCCTAAAAATGAACAAGTTGACAAAAAAAGTTGATGCGATCAAATACATTTGGTAGTGTACACTGACAAAAAAAAATTACTAGATCAAACTAATGTATACGTAATGGTAATGCGATCAGATAAATCAAAAATACATTTACATTTTGTCAAGCAACTAAAGTATGATTAAGAATCAATAAATGTTTTCTAACCAAAGTCCATATATTCAACGTTGCCTTAACAAAAGAGTAATAATAGAAACAACAAAAAACTGTGTCTTGGTAACATAAAAACACCATGGAAAGGTGTTCAAAGTAGGTTCATGGGTGGAGTTTCTTGGCCAACGGACCCCATCATCATCTCCTTTACCCACTTTTCTCCCTCAATTTATATTCTCTCTCTCTCTCTTTCTTTCTCAATTCATCGAAAACCTCTCTGCTTCTCCTTTTAACCACCGATCCACCCATCAAAACACAAACTTTCTTCGATTTGATCCATAAAAATCTCACCTTTTCTGATCATTCTCCTCATATGGGCAACATCAGCAGCAGCACCGGAGGCGACGGTAGACGCCGCAGACAACAACGGCGGAGCAACACCCTTCCAACATCTTCTCCTTCTCCTTCTCCACCACCGCCGCCTCCTTCTCTTCCTCCACCTAATCGCATCGTCTTCGCCGCCGCTACACCGTACCCAAACCCTAATTACCAGTACCCAGGCTACTACCCTCCTCCTCCTCCGGGGCCTTACGACCAGCACCATCACATCCACTATCCTCCTCCTCCGCAGCATCCTTATTACGGAAGATACCCTTACAATGGACCCATGATGCCTCCACAGCTTCCCTGCGTCGAGCATCAGAAAGCCGTGACCATTCGTAACGACGTTAATCTAAAAAAGGAGTCTTTAAAGCTCGAACCCGACCCGGATAACCCGGGTCGGGTCCTCGTCTCCTTCACGTTTGATGCAACCGTCTCCGGAAGGTATATAAAAAGTTAAAAACCCAACCTTTACTATATTCAAAAATAAAATAAAAAGCCGAACCTTTAGATCAAAAACTCCACTTGTGTTTGTCTTAAAAACAGAATCACAGTCATATTCTTTGCTAAAGAAACCGAACAATGCGTCCTCACAGCTACAAAGGAAGACACTTTACCACCGATCACAATGGACTTCGAGAGAGGGCTTGGTCAGAAGTTCAAACAGCCTCCCGGTTCGGGTATAGATTTGTCGTTATTCGAAGAATCCGAGCTGTTTAAGGCGGCAGCGTTAGAGACTGATGTCTATCCGTTGGCGGTTAAGGCGGAAGCAGTTAGTTCGGGTGAAGAGAGTCTGTCTAAGAACGCGCAGATTACGCAAGCGGTTTACGAGAAGGACAAAGGAGAGGTTAAGATAAGAGTCGTGAAGCAGATACTATGGGTCAACGGGACTAGATATGAGTTGCAGGAGATTTATGGGATTGGGAATACGGTTGGTGGGGACGATGATGGGGATGAGGATGGGGATGATCAGGGGAAAGAGTGTGTTATTTGTTTGTCTGAGCCGTCAGACACGACTGTTCTTCCTTGTCGACATATGGTAAGTAAGATTCAATGTTTCTTTTTTTTTAGAATGCTGGTTGATGAAACTATGTTTCTCTTGTGTACTGATGTGGA
This sequence is a window from Brassica oleracea var. oleracea cultivar TO1000 chromosome C1, BOL, whole genome shotgun sequence. Protein-coding genes within it:
- the LOC106323613 gene encoding probable E3 ubiquitin-protein ligase LOG2, with product MGNISSSTGGDGRRRRQQRRSNTLPTSSPSPSPPPPPPSLPPPNRIVFAAATPYPNPNYQYPGYYPPPPPGPYDQHHHIHYPPPPQHPYYGRYPYNGPMMPPQLPCVEHQKAVTIRNDVNLKKESLKLEPDPDNPGRVLVSFTFDATVSGRITVIFFAKETEQCVLTATKEDTLPPITMDFERGLGQKFKQPPGSGIDLSLFEESELFKAAALETDVYPLAVKAEAVSSGEESLSKNAQITQAVYEKDKGEVKIRVVKQILWVNGTRYELQEIYGIGNTVGGDDDGDEDGDDQGKECVICLSEPSDTTVLPCRHMCMCSGCAKVLRFQTNRCPICRQPVERLLEIQVHGNSGSGNDAEQRGGTAEQE
- the LOC106343602 gene encoding coatomer subunit zeta-2-like produces the protein MSGFHGTNDSCPLVKNILLLDSEGKRVAVKYYSDDWSTHAAKLSFEKLVFSKTSKTNARTEAEITLLDSNVIVYKFAQDLHFFVTGGEDENELVLSSVLQGFFDAVALLLRNNVEKMEALENLDLIFLCLDEMVDQGVVLETDPNVIAGKVAMQSTEASGSLSEQTLTQALATAREHLARSLLT
- the LOC106302967 gene encoding adenosine kinase 1, coding for MASSDFDGILLGMGNPLLDVSAVVDQEFLNKYDIKLNNAILAEDKHLPMYDEMSEKFTVEYIAGGATQNSIKVAQWMLQITGATSYMGSIGKDKYGEAMKKDATAAGVNVHYHEDESAGTGTCGVCVVGGERSLIANLSAANCYKVEHLKKPENWALVEKAKFYYIAGFFLTVSPESIQLVREHAAANNKVFTMNLSAPFICEFFKDVQVKCLPYMDYVFGNETEARTFSRVHGWETDDVEQIAIKISQLPKATGTYKRTTVITQGADPVVVAEDGKVKKYPVIPLPKEKLVDTNGAGDAFVGGFLSQLVHGKAIEECVRAGCYASNVVIQRSGCTYPEKPDFN